The Bacteroidota bacterium genome window below encodes:
- the hutU gene encoding urocanate hydratase, whose protein sequence is MSRSIKAPTGTTLSCKNWITEAAMRMLMNNLDADVAERPEDLIVYGGSGKAARNWECYDKIIETLKSLNEDETLLVQSGKPVAVFKTHTNAPRVLISNSQLVPAWATWDEFRKLEALGLIMYGQMTAGSWIYIGTQGILQGTYETFAACANKHFGGTLSGRLVLTAGLGGMGGAQPLAATLNGAAFLGIDVDKARIQRRVDTGYCDLITEDLDEALKLVLAAKERGEARSVGLVGNAGEILPEILNRGIIPDALTDQTSAHDMLNGYVPMGMTLDQARELRSNDPDKYIEFARKTVVIHCKTMWEFMKRGAVTFDYGNNLRGEAKSQGFEKAFDIPGFVPEYVRPLFCEGKGPFRWVALSGDPEDIYRTDEAIMEAFPENKLLHKWLKAAREKVHFQGLPARICWLGYGERAKAGKIFNDLVKNGIVKAPIVIGRDHLDCGSVASPNRETERMLDGSDAIADWPVLNFALHCVGGASWTSLHHGGGVGIGNSIHSGMVIVADGTPEAEVRLERCLTYDPGMGIVRHADAGYDLAIEEQKKFGINMPMLK, encoded by the coding sequence ATGTCCAGAAGTATAAAAGCCCCCACAGGAACAACATTATCCTGCAAAAATTGGATTACAGAAGCAGCAATGCGAATGCTTATGAATAACCTTGATGCCGATGTTGCCGAGCGTCCCGAAGACTTAATCGTCTATGGCGGTTCAGGCAAAGCAGCGCGTAACTGGGAATGTTATGATAAAATTATTGAAACATTAAAAAGTTTAAATGAAGATGAAACTCTTCTTGTGCAGTCAGGTAAACCTGTAGCTGTTTTTAAAACACACACAAACGCGCCGAGAGTCTTAATTTCTAACTCGCAGCTTGTGCCGGCATGGGCAACATGGGATGAGTTCAGAAAACTGGAAGCGCTCGGATTAATAATGTACGGTCAGATGACTGCAGGAAGCTGGATTTACATAGGCACGCAGGGAATTTTACAGGGAACATACGAAACATTTGCCGCCTGCGCAAATAAACATTTCGGCGGAACACTCAGCGGAAGATTAGTTCTTACTGCAGGACTCGGCGGAATGGGCGGAGCACAACCATTAGCAGCAACATTAAACGGTGCAGCGTTCTTAGGCATAGATGTAGATAAAGCAAGAATACAAAGAAGAGTTGATACAGGCTATTGTGATTTAATAACAGAAGATTTAGATGAAGCTTTAAAGCTTGTGCTGGCAGCTAAGGAAAGAGGCGAAGCGCGTTCAGTTGGACTTGTTGGAAACGCAGGAGAAATTCTCCCTGAGATTTTAAACAGAGGGATTATACCCGATGCACTGACTGACCAGACATCTGCACACGATATGCTTAATGGATATGTTCCTATGGGAATGACTTTAGATCAGGCGCGCGAGTTGAGAAGTAATGACCCTGATAAATATATTGAGTTTGCAAGAAAGACAGTTGTGATACACTGCAAAACAATGTGGGAGTTTATGAAACGCGGCGCAGTTACTTTCGACTACGGAAATAATTTACGCGGTGAAGCAAAATCACAAGGGTTTGAAAAAGCATTTGATATACCGGGCTTTGTGCCTGAATATGTTCGCCCGCTTTTCTGTGAAGGAAAGGGACCATTCAGATGGGTAGCGCTTTCGGGTGACCCCGAAGATATCTACAGAACAGATGAAGCAATAATGGAAGCGTTCCCGGAAAATAAACTTCTGCATAAGTGGCTTAAAGCTGCAAGAGAGAAAGTTCACTTCCAGGGATTGCCTGCAAGAATATGCTGGCTTGGTTATGGTGAAAGAGCAAAGGCAGGAAAAATATTTAACGATTTAGTGAAGAACGGAATTGTAAAAGCTCCGATTGTTATAGGAAGGGACCACCTCGATTGCGGAAGTGTTGCATCGCCTAACAGGGAGACCGAAAGAATGTTGGATGGATCCGATGCAATTGCTGACTGGCCTGTGCTTAACTTTGCTTTGCATTGTGTTGGTGGTGCATCATGGACTTCATTGCATCACGGCGGAGGAGTGGGTATTGGGAATTCAATTCACTCAGGAATGGTAATAGTTGCAGACGGAACTCCCGAAGCCGAAGTAAGACTTGAAAGATGTTTAACATACGACCCCGGAATGGGAATTGTGCGTCACGCAGATGCAGGATATGATTTAGCAATCGAAGAGCAGAAGAAGTTCGGCATCAATATGCCCATGTTGAAGTAA
- a CDS encoding phosphatase PAP2 family protein, with the protein MGDFFQNIDASLFYFINKTCANPLTDKVMPFITESNHWMLVYIILLGWLVIKGGAKGRVAVVMALLLVVVTDQVNSFYIKDLFHRIRPCNALQGVHLLVNCTDSFSFTSSHAINNFGAATIFSYFYKNVRYVLFTAASLVALSRVFVGVHYPFDIIGGALLGIFAAWIFIYIWKFISKSFKLRF; encoded by the coding sequence ATGGGAGATTTTTTCCAAAATATAGATGCCTCGCTTTTTTATTTTATAAATAAAACTTGCGCAAATCCTCTGACTGATAAGGTAATGCCGTTTATTACTGAAAGTAATCACTGGATGCTCGTCTATATTATTTTGCTTGGGTGGTTAGTTATTAAAGGAGGAGCTAAAGGAAGAGTTGCAGTTGTAATGGCTTTACTTCTTGTTGTAGTCACTGATCAGGTAAACAGTTTTTATATAAAAGATTTATTTCATCGAATTCGTCCGTGCAATGCTTTGCAGGGAGTTCACTTGCTTGTAAACTGCACGGACTCTTTTTCATTCACTTCATCTCACGCAATAAATAACTTCGGAGCTGCAACAATATTTTCTTACTTCTATAAAAATGTCCGTTATGTTTTGTTTACGGCAGCCTCATTAGTTGCTCTTTCAAGAGTTTTTGTGGGCGTGCATTATCCGTTTGATATTATAGGAGGCGCGCTGCTTGGGATTTTTGCTGCATGGATTTTTATTTATATCTGGAAATTTATTTCAAAGAGTTTTAAGCTCAGGTTTTAA
- a CDS encoding DUF2029 domain-containing protein, with product MDFTAYYTAGKVMNLGLNPYKNYIGENWNLWDGVAQFNHSRFLYPPIAGTFFQPLAKLNYHSAKHIWNYLNFFFVTISVFIWLKIFRFDKNVFILLITGIFTFNFFPFYALLERGQIDGATFLLLTLGIFFVKRSKEKSSGLWFSLASVFKLYSILLIPFLLIKKKYKTAIFFISGIVVITGIMYIVNGSSQVNDYILNQAPRISQYAESGTDDMRPDSWILKYIFRISRYAVSMVDGRMYLTESISFFSNASLVRLIVSGQLAIGINIPATVWSLLLIIPFIIYLYRHIGRYEKINLWIIFILIILIFSPFTWLMNLVWLIPVFLLTLKLIKNAEYKNISFALIVTGLIIITLPDYQRTFIVMLDNILKLRYVTGELLILAGMLALPNFTKGKLKPELKTL from the coding sequence ATGGATTTTACCGCATATTACACTGCGGGAAAAGTTATGAACCTGGGACTGAATCCATACAAAAATTACATAGGTGAAAACTGGAATTTATGGGACGGAGTTGCACAGTTCAACCACAGCAGATTTCTATATCCCCCAATAGCCGGGACTTTTTTTCAGCCGCTTGCCAAACTTAATTACCATTCAGCAAAACATATCTGGAATTACCTGAATTTCTTTTTTGTAACAATCTCAGTTTTTATCTGGTTGAAAATTTTCAGATTTGATAAAAATGTTTTCATTCTTTTAATAACAGGGATATTCACTTTTAACTTCTTTCCTTTCTATGCTTTACTGGAAAGAGGGCAAATTGACGGAGCAACATTTTTGCTTCTGACATTGGGAATTTTTTTTGTAAAGCGCTCGAAAGAAAAGTCATCTGGATTATGGTTTTCATTAGCTTCAGTTTTCAAACTGTACAGCATTCTGCTAATTCCTTTTTTGCTCATAAAGAAAAAATATAAAACAGCTATATTTTTCATTTCGGGTATTGTAGTTATAACAGGTATAATGTACATCGTTAACGGAAGTTCACAGGTGAATGATTACATTCTTAATCAGGCTCCCCGAATTTCTCAATACGCAGAAAGCGGTACAGATGACATGAGGCCGGATTCGTGGATACTAAAATATATCTTCAGGATTTCAAGATATGCAGTTTCTATGGTTGACGGAAGAATGTATTTAACCGAGTCGATAAGTTTTTTCTCCAATGCATCTCTGGTTAGATTAATAGTTTCCGGTCAATTGGCAATCGGGATAAATATTCCTGCAACTGTATGGTCACTTTTATTAATAATTCCGTTTATTATTTACCTCTATAGACATATTGGCAGATATGAAAAAATTAATCTCTGGATAATTTTTATTCTCATTATTTTGATTTTTAGTCCTTTTACCTGGCTGATGAATCTTGTTTGGCTTATTCCTGTTTTTTTACTGACTCTAAAATTAATTAAAAATGCCGAGTATAAAAATATTTCATTTGCTTTAATTGTAACAGGATTAATAATAATTACATTGCCTGATTATCAGAGAACATTCATCGTTATGCTGGACAACATTTTAAAGCTCAGATATGTGACTGGTGAATTGTTGATTCTTGCAGGAATGCTTGCTCTTCCGAATTTTACAAAAGGAAAATTAAAACCTGAGCTTAAAACTCTTTGA
- a CDS encoding glycosyltransferase, whose product MIVIDFKKNAEEKNYWRKKNKFYYESLENLFKNLIPANASVLEVGCAEGDSLHVIGNKDVAGFDFNPYHIQNAKEKYPSIKFYCLDAEAPDFNEKAKEINQKFDFIILCDLIGTLNDIQNVFERLKVFCHSRTKVIVTYRNYFWNPVLKAAESLGLKMKEGEQNWLYIHEIKNLLYLAGFDVVRTGSMILMPLKIPFITSFINKYFSKLPLIKRLCLTGFVIANNDISEVKGSSDYKVTVLVPARNEEGNIDNIVKLIPQMGSGTEIVFVEGNSSDNTYQKIEEVIKQNPDKDIKLFKQPGKGKGDAVRKGFENATGDILLILDADLTVAPKDLPKFYDALSTGKGEFINGSRLVYQMHEKAMRSLNKAGNIFFSNVFSWLLEQRITDTLCGTKVLFKKDYLKIVENRKYFGDFDPFGDFDLLFGAAKLNLKIIEIPVRYGERTYGETNISRFRDGMMLLRMCFFAMRKIKFNL is encoded by the coding sequence ATTATAGTGATCGATTTTAAGAAAAATGCAGAAGAAAAGAATTACTGGAGGAAGAAGAATAAATTTTATTACGAATCTCTTGAAAATCTTTTTAAAAACTTAATTCCTGCGAATGCCTCTGTGCTTGAAGTCGGCTGCGCTGAAGGAGATTCACTTCATGTTATCGGAAATAAAGATGTAGCAGGATTTGATTTCAATCCCTACCACATACAAAACGCAAAAGAAAAATATCCGTCAATAAAGTTTTATTGTTTAGATGCTGAAGCTCCTGATTTCAACGAAAAGGCAAAGGAAATAAATCAAAAGTTTGATTTCATAATCTTATGTGATTTGATAGGTACATTAAATGATATACAGAATGTTTTTGAAAGACTTAAAGTATTCTGTCATTCAAGAACAAAGGTAATCGTAACATATCGAAATTATTTCTGGAACCCGGTTTTAAAGGCAGCGGAATCTCTGGGATTAAAAATGAAAGAAGGCGAGCAAAACTGGCTGTACATTCACGAAATTAAAAATCTTTTGTACTTGGCGGGATTTGATGTAGTAAGAACGGGAAGCATGATTTTAATGCCTCTGAAAATTCCGTTCATTACTTCCTTTATCAATAAATATTTTTCCAAGCTTCCTTTAATAAAAAGGTTGTGCCTTACGGGATTTGTAATTGCTAACAACGATATTTCAGAAGTAAAGGGAAGCAGTGATTATAAAGTTACAGTTCTCGTCCCTGCAAGAAACGAAGAAGGAAATATTGATAACATAGTAAAGTTAATTCCACAGATGGGCAGCGGCACTGAAATAGTTTTTGTGGAGGGAAATTCGAGTGATAACACTTATCAGAAAATCGAAGAAGTTATTAAACAAAATCCTGATAAAGATATAAAACTTTTCAAACAGCCCGGTAAAGGTAAAGGCGATGCAGTAAGAAAAGGATTTGAAAATGCTACGGGGGATATATTACTGATACTTGATGCTGACTTAACCGTTGCACCGAAAGACTTACCGAAATTTTACGATGCTTTAAGCACAGGCAAGGGTGAATTCATAAACGGAAGCAGACTGGTGTACCAGATGCATGAGAAAGCAATGCGCAGTTTGAACAAAGCAGGGAATATTTTTTTCAGCAACGTATTCAGCTGGCTGCTTGAACAAAGAATAACCGATACACTATGCGGTACAAAAGTTTTATTCAAAAAAGACTACTTGAAAATTGTTGAGAACAGAAAATACTTCGGTGACTTTGATCCGTTTGGAGATTTTGATTTGTTGTTCGGAGCTGCAAAGTTAAATCTAAAAATAATTGAAATCCCTGTCCGCTATGGTGAACGCACCTATGGCGAAACAAATATAAGCCGATTCCGTGATGGCATGATGCTGCTTCGTATGTGCTTCTTTGCTATGAGGAAGATAAAATTCAATCTGTAA
- a CDS encoding glycosyltransferase family 39 protein translates to MQKKFNISLLNTAIENKSYSKILWSIISLSFLIKILLTFFLPSEIRSDSYVYHSLAQSIVNTFTYSFEGKLTGVIAPGYSIFLSGLYFIFGPEQFYVKIIQSILEIFTCYLFFKVCLNYFDAKKSLIALSIFAFFPSNILFSQTILTEPLFGFLAILILFLVLKDNFVKYIFVIGLLWGYAILIRSSFAPSILLIPLFLFFYKRKEINFSGVLKYSLLFFIGAFLVICPWLIRNKTTLNTFTIATQGGFTFWSGSNPDATGTWYHKIEESNPLFNIEDEAQRDKEFYKLGIDYALHNPHKFLVTGIKKLGYLFSSERMIVLYFTKGDGKESTSTQVYKSVNPLLIALINIPYFVVMSLGLWGLLMMKRKTFFIWGMIFSWLFTFFMFVALARYHYVLVPFFIIGTVYFIYHYKTDFSGIAKWKKATAVLFNLFLLGVWGAEFYLLYFK, encoded by the coding sequence TTGCAGAAAAAATTTAACATAAGTTTATTGAACACTGCAATTGAAAATAAATCGTACAGCAAAATACTGTGGAGCATTATATCTTTATCATTCCTGATAAAAATTCTGCTGACATTTTTTCTTCCGTCGGAAATCCGCTCAGATAGTTACGTTTACCACTCGCTTGCGCAAAGCATAGTAAACACTTTCACATATTCATTTGAAGGGAAACTTACCGGAGTTATTGCTCCCGGCTACTCTATTTTTCTTTCAGGATTATATTTCATTTTCGGTCCGGAACAATTTTACGTAAAAATAATTCAGTCTATCTTAGAAATATTTACATGTTACTTATTTTTTAAAGTCTGTCTGAATTATTTTGATGCTAAAAAGTCTTTGATAGCCCTTTCAATTTTTGCATTCTTCCCTTCAAATATTTTATTCAGCCAGACTATTCTGACTGAGCCTTTGTTCGGCTTTCTTGCAATTCTGATTTTATTTTTAGTTTTAAAAGATAATTTTGTAAAATATATTTTTGTAATCGGGCTATTATGGGGATATGCAATTTTAATCCGTTCGTCTTTTGCTCCTTCGATATTATTAATTCCTTTATTTTTATTTTTTTATAAAAGAAAAGAAATTAACTTTAGCGGAGTTTTAAAATATTCCTTATTGTTTTTCATAGGAGCATTTCTTGTTATCTGCCCCTGGCTTATCAGAAACAAAACAACACTGAATACATTTACTATTGCCACACAGGGAGGATTTACTTTCTGGTCGGGCAGCAATCCTGATGCAACGGGAACATGGTATCACAAAATAGAGGAGTCTAATCCGTTGTTCAACATCGAAGATGAAGCACAGAGAGATAAAGAATTTTATAAACTTGGAATCGACTATGCGCTTCACAACCCTCACAAATTTTTAGTTACAGGGATAAAGAAGCTCGGTTATCTTTTCTCAAGTGAGCGCATGATAGTTTTGTACTTTACAAAAGGTGACGGGAAAGAGTCGACATCTACACAGGTTTACAAAAGCGTAAATCCTTTGCTCATAGCTTTAATAAATATTCCGTATTTTGTAGTGATGAGCCTGGGATTATGGGGACTCCTTATGATGAAACGGAAAACATTTTTTATCTGGGGAATGATATTCAGCTGGCTGTTCACATTTTTTATGTTTGTTGCGTTGGCAAGATATCATTACGTACTTGTTCCATTCTTTATAATAGGAACTGTATATTTTATTTATCATTATAAAACCGATTTCAGCGGTATCGCTAAATGGAAAAAAGCTACAGCGGTACTGTTCAATTTATTTCTTCTCGGTGTTTGGGGAGCAGAATTTTATTTATTATATTTCAAATAA
- a CDS encoding class I SAM-dependent methyltransferase, whose amino-acid sequence MKYDPIKNVFAKAVARNTFLRKIFYWLLDLMFLRSWHVRKMIREIFPDTNKKLDIYDAGMGFGQYSYFLAKRFPNCTILGVDVKDDQVADCNYFFSKAGYKNAKFEIADLTKINIENKYDFILCVDVMEHIEEDELVFKNYHRALKPGGKLLINTPSNLGGSDAHDESDESFIEEHARLGYSKEDIEGKLNRAGLTMTHFKYAYGKYGTISWRWGIKYPILMAGASKILILILPFYYIFTLWFVLILMWLDVRTDNPEGTGVTLVAEKI is encoded by the coding sequence ATGAAATACGATCCAATTAAAAATGTTTTCGCAAAAGCTGTCGCAAGAAATACTTTCTTAAGAAAAATATTCTATTGGCTGCTTGATCTTATGTTTCTCCGTTCATGGCATGTGAGAAAAATGATAAGAGAAATATTTCCGGACACAAATAAAAAACTTGATATATATGATGCAGGCATGGGCTTTGGTCAATACTCTTATTTCCTTGCTAAACGATTTCCAAATTGTACAATATTAGGTGTAGATGTGAAAGATGACCAGGTTGCTGACTGCAACTATTTTTTCAGCAAAGCAGGATACAAAAATGCTAAGTTCGAAATTGCCGACCTCACAAAAATAAACATAGAGAATAAATACGATTTCATTCTTTGTGTTGACGTAATGGAACACATTGAAGAAGATGAGCTTGTCTTTAAAAATTATCACCGGGCTTTAAAACCCGGAGGTAAGCTTTTAATCAACACTCCATCCAACTTAGGCGGAAGCGATGCGCACGATGAAAGTGATGAAAGCTTTATTGAAGAACACGCACGATTAGGGTATTCAAAAGAAGATATTGAGGGCAAACTGAACAGAGCCGGACTTACAATGACTCACTTCAAATATGCATACGGAAAATACGGAACAATATCGTGGAGATGGGGAATAAAGTATCCAATCCTTATGGCAGGCGCATCAAAGATTTTAATTTTAATATTGCCGTTCTATTATATTTTTACTCTTTGGTTTGTTCTTATTTTAATGTGGCTTGATGTAAGAACGGATAATCCCGAGGGCACCGGCGTAACTTTAGTTGCAGAAAAAATTTAA
- a CDS encoding oligosaccharide flippase family protein, which produces MLEDLKNTIKHSAVYGLSRVASKALSFVFIPLYTSVYTAESFANINLLETFWQYLFTICLFGFETTIITHCSTETEDGKKKLLYNFFIILLFNCAVFLMLGLTLKQNFSNLILNDSAHSNVIIYCFLICIFESLITIPLSIARLKNKPGLYTLIALSSLFINFFLQIYFVFFKRYDFDFVFIAKFLGPLIVFALSLPLIFANIKANYDKDKIKDILNFSFFWTLYAILGMFLNTVDRYILVEYVSKEQVGIYTLGYSVGSLTNSLIIIPYSLAYTGIFYRKVKEPDAGRYFTKISTYLFFSMILVSLCASLFIPEAIKIFVRNPKLWDAVDTIRIVLFSNCIFAIFYGFIFSFLYKKESKIVTYYTAIALVFNVAGNFIFIRYYGIYAAAVLSAVSYLLLIILLYRKSRNYYFIKLEVNKLILLGLLYIGLTYLSTLFKFNNLFLDLGLKLLLLFVFFVFLFLGKFFEDVELLAIKGALNKYLKINLFKKN; this is translated from the coding sequence TTGTTAGAGGACTTAAAAAATACAATAAAGCATTCAGCCGTTTACGGACTCAGCAGAGTTGCAAGCAAAGCGCTTTCTTTTGTGTTTATTCCGCTGTACACTTCAGTATATACTGCGGAATCATTTGCAAATATAAATCTGCTTGAAACATTCTGGCAGTATTTATTTACAATATGTCTGTTCGGATTTGAAACTACAATCATAACACATTGTTCAACTGAAACCGAAGACGGTAAGAAGAAACTGCTTTACAATTTTTTTATTATTCTGTTATTCAACTGTGCCGTTTTTTTAATGCTTGGTTTAACCTTGAAGCAAAATTTTTCAAATCTGATTTTAAATGACAGCGCCCATAGCAACGTTATTATTTATTGCTTCTTGATCTGCATTTTTGAGTCGTTGATAACAATTCCACTCTCCATTGCACGATTGAAAAACAAACCCGGACTATATACGCTTATAGCGCTTTCCAGTTTGTTCATTAATTTTTTCCTTCAGATATATTTTGTCTTCTTTAAGAGATATGATTTTGATTTTGTATTTATAGCAAAGTTTCTCGGACCGTTAATTGTCTTTGCTTTATCATTACCGTTGATCTTTGCAAACATCAAAGCAAACTATGATAAAGATAAAATTAAGGACATTCTCAATTTTTCGTTTTTCTGGACACTGTATGCAATACTTGGAATGTTCCTTAACACGGTCGACAGGTACATACTTGTTGAATATGTTTCCAAGGAGCAAGTTGGGATTTACACATTGGGTTACAGTGTAGGAAGCCTGACAAATTCACTGATTATTATTCCTTACTCACTTGCATATACCGGAATTTTTTACAGGAAGGTAAAAGAACCAGATGCAGGAAGATACTTCACCAAAATTTCGACATATCTTTTTTTCTCTATGATACTTGTGTCATTATGTGCATCGCTGTTCATTCCTGAGGCAATAAAAATATTTGTAAGAAATCCCAAGCTTTGGGATGCCGTTGATACTATAAGAATTGTGCTTTTTTCCAACTGCATATTTGCAATTTTTTATGGTTTCATTTTTTCATTCCTTTATAAAAAAGAATCTAAAATAGTTACTTACTATACCGCAATAGCGTTGGTATTTAACGTAGCGGGAAATTTTATTTTTATAAGGTACTATGGGATTTACGCAGCAGCAGTATTATCAGCAGTCTCATATCTGCTGTTGATAATTTTGCTCTACAGAAAATCCAGAAATTATTATTTCATTAAGCTCGAAGTGAATAAATTAATTTTACTTGGCTTGCTTTATATTGGGCTCACATATTTATCCACTCTTTTTAAATTTAACAACTTATTTTTGGACTTAGGTCTGAAGTTGCTTTTACTTTTTGTGTTTTTTGTATTTTTATTTTTAGGCAAATTTTTTGAAGATGTGGAACTGCTTGCCATTAAGGGGGCTCTCAATAAATACTTAAAGATTAACTTGTTTAAAAAAAATTAA
- a CDS encoding glycosyltransferase has translation MKIIIIGTAYPMRGGMAHFNELMYKYLSKDNDVKIYSFKRQYPEFLFPGKTQYEEGKPLTEFKEGSNIISIDSINPFNWIKWGFKIAKENADLIIIKYWIPFFAPAFFTLAWIIRHFSKAKVLFQADNVIPHEKRFGDKFLTKLALSQGDKFQVLSESVAEDLKLFNKKNKPVIHSKHPVYNLFGEKVVKTEAREYIKKEFGVDVVNNKVILFFGYIRKYKGLNYLIDAMKEVAKEIDVKLLIVGEFYEDETKYREQIMQNNLEKNIFVVSEFMPNEKVRYFFSASDVVVLPYNSATQSGITQIAYFYDKPVIATKVGGLSEVILNENTGYLVEPKNSSEIANAILKFYKENKEEEFSKNVSEEKKKYMWESFVQEIIAG, from the coding sequence TTGAAGATTATTATAATAGGTACGGCATACCCGATGCGCGGAGGAATGGCTCATTTCAATGAGTTGATGTATAAATATCTCTCCAAAGATAACGATGTGAAAATATATTCATTCAAGAGACAGTATCCTGAATTTTTATTTCCGGGAAAGACTCAATACGAAGAAGGCAAACCGTTAACGGAGTTTAAGGAAGGCAGCAATATAATTTCGATTGATTCTATAAATCCGTTCAACTGGATTAAATGGGGATTTAAAATCGCAAAAGAAAACGCCGACTTAATAATAATAAAATACTGGATACCGTTCTTTGCTCCTGCGTTTTTTACATTGGCATGGATTATCAGACATTTTTCAAAAGCTAAAGTTTTATTTCAGGCAGATAACGTTATTCCCCATGAAAAAAGGTTTGGCGATAAATTTTTAACGAAGCTTGCATTAAGCCAGGGTGATAAGTTTCAGGTGCTATCGGAATCAGTTGCAGAAGATTTAAAGCTCTTCAATAAAAAAAATAAACCCGTCATTCATTCAAAGCATCCCGTATATAATTTATTCGGAGAGAAAGTAGTGAAGACTGAAGCGAGGGAATATATTAAAAAGGAATTCGGAGTTGATGTAGTAAATAACAAAGTAATTTTATTTTTCGGATATATAAGAAAATACAAAGGACTGAATTATTTGATAGATGCGATGAAAGAAGTTGCGAAAGAAATAGATGTTAAGTTATTAATAGTTGGTGAGTTTTACGAAGATGAAACGAAATATAGGGAGCAGATAATGCAGAACAATTTAGAAAAAAATATTTTTGTTGTATCTGAGTTTATGCCCAATGAAAAAGTAAGATATTTCTTTTCGGCAAGTGATGTTGTTGTGCTACCGTATAACTCGGCTACTCAGAGTGGAATAACACAGATAGCTTACTTCTATGATAAGCCTGTTATAGCAACAAAGGTCGGCGGACTATCGGAAGTAATTTTAAATGAGAACACAGGATACTTAGTTGAACCGAAGAACAGTTCAGAGATTGCTAATGCAATTTTAAAATTTTATAAAGAGAACAAAGAAGAAGAGTTCAGCAAAAACGTAAGCGAGGAAAAAAAGAAATATATGTGGGAAAGTTTTGTTCAGGAAATAATTGCAGGATAA
- a CDS encoding DUF4199 domain-containing protein, translating into MHINLKYGLITGIVYSVITLILFFVFGNSINFTAKFFLDFILLNVVLYIFLYFPIKHKINSLSEQRFYYGEGMKYGFTTALVASIVIVIFIFIFYKFINTGFFASIKQSMIPEINGTSLDSLKKTGSIKTLIANSSPVTLMLQQFSFTIISGMIASFLLAAFISKKKAKQ; encoded by the coding sequence ATGCATATTAATTTAAAGTACGGATTGATAACCGGAATTGTTTACAGTGTAATTACCCTTATTCTTTTTTTTGTTTTCGGTAACTCAATTAATTTTACTGCAAAATTTTTTCTGGATTTTATTCTGCTTAACGTAGTCCTTTATATTTTTCTTTATTTTCCGATAAAGCACAAAATCAATTCTCTAAGTGAGCAAAGATTTTATTATGGCGAAGGCATGAAATATGGTTTTACAACTGCCTTAGTAGCCTCAATTGTTATAGTAATTTTTATTTTTATTTTTTATAAATTTATTAATACAGGATTCTTTGCTTCTATTAAACAAAGCATGATACCTGAAATTAACGGTACAAGTCTGGACTCTCTGAAGAAAACAGGTTCAATTAAAACTCTTATTGCAAACTCAAGCCCCGTAACATTGATGCTTCAGCAGTTTTCATTCACAATTATTTCAGGAATGATTGCTTCGTTTTTACTAGCAGCATTTATATCGAAGAAAAAAGCAAAACAATAA